The following coding sequences lie in one Alicyclobacillus curvatus genomic window:
- a CDS encoding recombinase family protein, translating to MNYKACAIWRYDSYRGAPSSMPSEMASMTIALYCRVSTDEQAQHGFSIDNQKERLVAYCKSQGWDNHRLYIDDGCTGTNLDRPALQRLLHDVHSGIVNVVVVYKLDRLSRKQRDVLYLLEDEFERHNVSFKSATEPFDTASPLGKAMLGILAVFAQLERDTIVDRLTTGLRQRVKAGKWPGGRVPFGYTYNHTTGKLDIHTLQADLVRELFRRYLRGSSLSDLAGWMASKTNERTFQHGTIRDMLERRLYIGESVFGDVLSSEIAEPIIDSATFDMVQQEMQRRMKRKVSAGEYLLTGLLRCALCGSPFIHVIRRNGRGKRKTYRLYACKNQHHRPRGTSFEHCQVGYRNQDDLEQWVVHQLFTAVLDEAELRHVQDTERVMSAETSDTLQSLKMEARKIERRLERWYDAFEDETIDASMLKARTNKLEEQKHLIQNRIGQLELQRPNTEMNGFEEPTALIREGWSLMTWNEQRDVLRAAIDTIIVTPKGQDPHIIWHA from the coding sequence ATGAACTACAAAGCCTGTGCAATTTGGCGATATGACAGTTACCGGGGAGCGCCTTCTTCTATGCCTTCAGAGATGGCTTCAATGACGATTGCTCTTTACTGTCGTGTCTCAACAGACGAACAAGCGCAACACGGCTTCAGCATCGACAATCAGAAAGAGCGTTTGGTGGCTTACTGTAAATCTCAGGGTTGGGATAACCACCGCCTCTACATCGACGATGGCTGCACCGGTACCAATCTGGACAGGCCGGCCCTACAGAGACTCCTGCACGACGTGCACAGCGGAATCGTAAACGTCGTTGTCGTCTACAAACTCGACAGATTGAGTCGGAAACAAAGAGATGTACTATATCTTCTGGAAGATGAGTTTGAACGGCACAATGTCAGTTTTAAAAGCGCAACAGAACCATTTGACACGGCAAGCCCGCTCGGCAAAGCCATGCTTGGCATTTTGGCCGTGTTCGCCCAGTTGGAACGAGACACCATCGTCGACAGACTCACGACCGGACTGCGTCAACGCGTAAAAGCAGGCAAGTGGCCCGGGGGACGTGTTCCGTTCGGATACACGTACAATCACACAACGGGGAAATTGGACATCCACACTCTGCAAGCCGACTTGGTTCGCGAACTGTTTCGTCGCTACCTTCGCGGAAGCTCACTCAGCGACCTCGCAGGGTGGATGGCATCAAAAACAAACGAACGGACATTCCAGCACGGTACCATTCGCGACATGTTGGAACGCCGCCTCTACATCGGAGAGTCGGTTTTTGGCGATGTGTTGTCCAGCGAGATCGCTGAACCCATCATCGATTCTGCAACTTTTGATATGGTGCAACAGGAGATGCAGAGGCGAATGAAACGTAAAGTTTCTGCTGGTGAATACCTGCTGACCGGCCTGCTTCGCTGCGCTCTCTGCGGCAGCCCATTCATTCACGTCATTCGGCGCAACGGAAGGGGAAAACGGAAAACGTACCGCTTGTACGCCTGCAAAAATCAACATCATCGGCCGCGTGGAACCTCGTTTGAACATTGCCAGGTTGGCTACCGCAATCAGGACGACCTTGAACAATGGGTTGTTCATCAACTTTTTACTGCGGTACTCGATGAAGCCGAACTCCGACACGTACAAGACACCGAGCGAGTGATGTCCGCTGAAACGTCAGACACGCTGCAGAGTTTGAAAATGGAGGCACGAAAGATTGAACGAAGGCTCGAGAGGTGGTACGACGCCTTCGAGGATGAGACAATTGATGCATCTATGCTTAAGGCCCGAACCAACAAGCTGGAGGAGCAAAAACATTTGATTCAGAACCGAATTGGTCAATTGGAGCTGCAGAGACCGAATACGGAGATGAATGGTTTCGAAGAGCCAACAGCCCTCATCCGAGAAGGTTGGAGTCTCATGACATGGAACGAGCAACGCGATGTGCTGCGAGCTGCAATCGACACCATCATCGTAACGCCAAAGGGGCAAGACCCACACATCATCTGGCACGCGTGA
- a CDS encoding EthD family reductase: MPKMIFIYDEPTDRRRFDKAHEKVFAWTKSTPGVVGASYRKVVEAQNAGTYAPYLVVEIDYESMEHIQRAFELAKDPEALEDAKILRTYLPRSRTVLVTE; encoded by the coding sequence ATGCCAAAGATGATTTTCATTTATGACGAGCCAACGGATCGAAGGCGTTTTGACAAAGCCCACGAAAAGGTCTTTGCGTGGACAAAAAGCACACCAGGAGTGGTGGGGGCATCGTACCGCAAGGTTGTCGAAGCTCAAAATGCAGGGACGTATGCTCCGTATCTAGTCGTTGAGATTGACTATGAGTCGATGGAGCATATTCAGCGGGCGTTTGAGCTTGCGAAAGATCCGGAAGCGCTGGAGGACGCGAAAATCCTTCGCACCTACCTGCCAAGGTCAAGAACAGTACTGGTCACCGAGTGA
- a CDS encoding S9 family peptidase produces the protein MEMEEKRAIQPDDLYKLHALAEPQIASGGQFIAMVVISADEEQDGCLYDLHFIDRHSGQVSIISSGANKVRSLRFSPDGTKLAFIVTQEDNEEHVYVAETASLSILSNWSLNAETPSEAEHTACRDLFTRKKLAGELYWIPDGTGLVLAEVSTTVPDVKEYANVYFKTDGTGLLRAVKTHFWWVPLAGEPRKFYTEESGIGWMAVSPNGDEIAFTRQKFPDTGSWEADIYLVNLESGTKRQLTESEGPIRSITYSSTGGSLIWIGHQSSASYGTESLWMTDLESGRSRPLLPHFDRPTGVIQKGDVSPVNSSDKPVLSADGRSVYFVAQDGGPTHVYKLTIDNGALVRMTGDTERCVSHFSVSPEGDVVFVSSTQAKPEELYLLHGGREEQLTGINEAFCRLVSVAQAERMVFEGADNWPIEGWLMLPPASASTAQQAPYPLVVVVHGGPHGAFGCGFTLKHQALCGSGFAVLYVNPRGSQAYGTDFAAAVIGDWGGKDYIDIMNAVDKVVLDGLADAACLGVTGYSYGGFMTTWMIGHTDKFRAAAPGGCVSNLISFQGTSDIGKHWGPKEHLADVYDGFATLWSHSPIAYVKNVTTPTLLYHAEGDDRCPIGQSEEFYTALRDLGKEAVFVRYPGGSHSYSTTGKPSYRVDTNERLNHWFRDKLRTQ, from the coding sequence ATGGAAATGGAAGAAAAACGAGCAATTCAACCAGACGATTTGTACAAGCTTCACGCGCTAGCCGAACCGCAGATAGCGAGCGGGGGGCAGTTTATCGCCATGGTTGTGATATCGGCTGATGAAGAACAGGATGGGTGCCTGTATGACCTTCATTTCATAGACCGACACTCCGGACAAGTCAGCATTATCTCTTCGGGGGCTAACAAAGTACGTTCGCTGCGCTTCTCGCCGGATGGAACAAAGTTGGCATTTATCGTGACGCAAGAAGATAATGAAGAACATGTATATGTGGCGGAAACCGCCAGTCTGTCCATTCTGTCGAATTGGAGTTTGAACGCCGAAACGCCTTCGGAAGCGGAGCACACGGCGTGTCGAGACCTGTTTACACGAAAAAAATTGGCAGGTGAACTGTACTGGATTCCGGACGGAACAGGCCTGGTGTTGGCAGAAGTGTCAACCACAGTACCTGATGTGAAAGAGTATGCGAACGTTTACTTTAAGACAGACGGCACCGGGCTGCTTCGCGCGGTGAAGACGCACTTTTGGTGGGTCCCACTCGCGGGGGAACCGAGGAAGTTCTATACAGAGGAAAGCGGCATCGGATGGATGGCGGTCTCGCCAAACGGCGATGAAATTGCTTTTACGCGGCAAAAGTTCCCTGACACCGGATCGTGGGAGGCTGATATCTATCTTGTCAATCTCGAATCTGGAACGAAGAGACAGTTGACTGAGAGTGAAGGCCCCATCCGCTCGATTACGTACTCATCAACAGGTGGTTCGCTCATCTGGATAGGGCACCAGAGTTCTGCGAGTTACGGAACAGAATCCCTATGGATGACGGACCTTGAGAGCGGCCGATCACGTCCCCTGTTGCCCCACTTCGACAGACCGACTGGGGTTATTCAGAAAGGCGACGTGTCGCCCGTGAACAGCAGCGATAAACCTGTATTATCGGCTGATGGGCGGTCAGTGTATTTTGTCGCACAAGACGGTGGTCCGACCCACGTGTATAAACTCACCATCGACAACGGCGCACTCGTCCGCATGACGGGCGATACTGAGCGGTGTGTAAGCCATTTCTCCGTATCTCCAGAAGGGGATGTCGTGTTCGTGTCGAGCACACAGGCAAAGCCTGAGGAGTTGTATCTGCTCCACGGTGGCCGCGAGGAGCAACTGACAGGTATCAATGAAGCCTTCTGCAGGCTTGTAAGTGTCGCGCAAGCGGAACGCATGGTATTTGAAGGTGCAGACAACTGGCCTATCGAAGGATGGCTGATGCTGCCGCCAGCAAGCGCTTCTACGGCCCAGCAGGCGCCGTACCCGTTGGTGGTTGTCGTTCATGGCGGACCGCATGGAGCGTTCGGTTGTGGTTTTACGCTCAAACATCAGGCCTTGTGCGGCTCAGGGTTCGCGGTTCTGTACGTAAATCCTCGCGGCAGTCAAGCCTATGGTACGGACTTTGCGGCTGCAGTGATTGGTGACTGGGGTGGAAAGGACTACATTGACATCATGAACGCGGTCGATAAGGTGGTGTTGGACGGATTGGCCGATGCCGCTTGCCTCGGTGTAACAGGGTACAGCTATGGGGGATTTATGACAACGTGGATGATTGGACATACAGACAAATTTCGTGCAGCAGCCCCCGGCGGTTGCGTATCAAACCTCATCAGTTTCCAGGGAACCAGCGACATCGGAAAACATTGGGGGCCGAAAGAGCACCTCGCTGATGTGTACGATGGCTTTGCAACACTCTGGTCTCACTCACCCATCGCTTACGTGAAAAACGTCACCACACCAACGCTCTTGTATCATGCCGAGGGAGATGACAGGTGCCCAATTGGCCAATCCGAGGAATTCTACACGGCCCTTCGTGATTTAGGGAAAGAGGCTGTGTTTGTTCGCTATCCTGGGGGCAGTCACTCGTATAGTACCACGGGCAAACCCAGTTACAGAGTGGACACAAATGAGCGCCTGAACCATTGGTTTCGAGACAAGTTGCGGACTCAATAA
- a CDS encoding endospore germination permease: protein MQKISGIQILFLMTTFDVGMSLMAMISPTVQKAHQDAWMSIGIATGASMVIAYIGIRLSRLFPNQSFASCLKKVFTPFLGVPLVTLYAVQWIVVTGLAMRQVVDFTMPALQLYDTPFLVVLVCLAVLSAFAGIMGGIESLARCSEVITPLVLAALFFVTLMAFRLRTLSNLLPIVQPHMMQSVISGALPATSFLAQSTILMVIYPYLTDKKSQMAGVWGTGVAGLILMLTTLEVSATFGPTLPAQMWNPFFTLARYISIADFVQNVDAIIVVLWFFSAFIRVALYLWVSAQVTTDLIGVNLRVSLVAISLAALIISAIPPSIIASTIEYPDRIVQPFVLPVLNIGVPALGLLVGIIIKRARAL from the coding sequence ATGCAGAAGATATCCGGCATTCAAATCCTGTTTTTGATGACGACGTTTGACGTCGGCATGTCACTGATGGCTATGATTTCACCGACGGTCCAGAAAGCACACCAGGATGCCTGGATGTCGATTGGAATTGCGACCGGAGCAAGCATGGTTATCGCCTATATTGGAATACGCCTGAGCCGCCTGTTTCCAAATCAGTCGTTTGCCAGTTGCTTAAAGAAAGTGTTTACTCCGTTTCTTGGCGTACCTCTGGTCACTTTGTACGCGGTGCAGTGGATTGTTGTCACGGGACTGGCTATGCGGCAGGTGGTGGACTTTACCATGCCAGCACTACAGTTATACGACACGCCGTTTCTCGTTGTACTCGTTTGCTTGGCTGTGCTGTCAGCTTTTGCCGGGATTATGGGGGGCATTGAATCGCTGGCAAGGTGCAGTGAAGTGATTACCCCCCTCGTGCTGGCCGCACTGTTTTTTGTGACGTTGATGGCTTTTCGACTCCGTACCCTGAGCAATCTACTGCCGATTGTTCAGCCGCACATGATGCAATCCGTGATATCAGGCGCCCTACCTGCAACCTCGTTTCTCGCACAGAGCACGATTCTGATGGTCATTTACCCATATCTAACGGACAAGAAATCACAAATGGCAGGAGTGTGGGGAACCGGCGTTGCGGGGCTCATCTTAATGCTAACTACGCTCGAGGTGTCAGCAACTTTTGGTCCAACCTTACCCGCTCAAATGTGGAATCCATTTTTCACCTTGGCCCGCTATATTTCCATTGCCGACTTTGTTCAAAATGTCGATGCAATCATCGTTGTACTTTGGTTCTTTAGTGCATTCATTCGGGTTGCACTCTACTTATGGGTATCTGCTCAGGTGACAACCGACCTTATCGGCGTAAACCTGCGTGTGAGCCTGGTTGCTATATCCCTGGCTGCGCTCATCATCTCCGCCATACCTCCGTCAATCATTGCGAGTACCATCGAGTACCCTGACCGCATCGTTCAACCGTTCGTACTCCCGGTCTTAAACATTGGCGTACCGGCTCTGGGCCTGCTCGTTGGCATCATTATCAAACGGGCACGTGCCCTGTAG
- a CDS encoding Ger(x)C family spore germination protein → MRQHSLTLVFCALCCVFLTTGCWDMRELNTRALVISSAIDVSDNGLVVLTDQFANPSALGHNLEKPADRFFTMSETGKTVLQAAQVLQTRLPRYIFIGHRRNIFIGQATAEHGLQEILDEFTRAPDSRIRTDLSIVKGARGSDVLKIPSQVEKLPSIAALKSRTVVGGGQPGSTFVDFLMSASSKTSCPTLPLVEIQSRPDDYASEIGDEQLRFAGRAVFDKHLHMVGTINYMETVYRFWEVGSLTHQTLAVSIPKTDQYVSVYVNHLKSKLVPKLQNRHLTVSVYLSGDGRIGENNAKLDLMKEASRLQVQTALDNQIASDVSRLIRRVQNEYHTDIFRFDRACQMRYPLLFPRLSDAWPEIFSNATVHVYVDVHIKTVGEAGLPLHQHVEM, encoded by the coding sequence ATGAGGCAGCATTCACTGACTCTGGTGTTCTGTGCACTATGCTGCGTTTTCCTCACGACCGGTTGTTGGGACATGCGGGAGTTAAACACACGCGCCCTTGTCATCAGTTCAGCCATCGATGTGTCCGATAATGGGCTTGTCGTACTTACCGACCAATTTGCAAACCCAAGTGCCCTCGGGCACAACCTGGAAAAGCCTGCAGACCGATTTTTCACAATGAGTGAGACAGGAAAAACCGTCTTGCAAGCGGCCCAAGTCTTACAGACCCGTCTCCCGAGGTATATCTTCATCGGGCATCGGCGAAACATTTTCATTGGCCAGGCCACTGCGGAACACGGTCTACAAGAGATCCTTGATGAATTCACCAGAGCTCCTGACTCTCGAATCCGAACGGATCTGTCTATCGTCAAAGGCGCCCGCGGCAGCGACGTACTCAAGATTCCTTCCCAAGTTGAAAAACTGCCGAGTATTGCGGCCCTCAAGTCTCGAACTGTTGTCGGGGGTGGGCAGCCTGGAAGCACATTTGTGGACTTTCTGATGTCTGCATCAAGCAAGACATCTTGTCCCACACTGCCGCTTGTCGAGATACAGTCTCGTCCTGATGATTATGCCTCTGAAATTGGCGATGAACAGCTGAGATTTGCGGGCAGAGCCGTATTCGATAAGCACCTGCATATGGTTGGGACAATTAATTATATGGAGACCGTCTATCGCTTTTGGGAGGTCGGCAGCCTGACCCATCAGACGCTGGCAGTTAGCATTCCGAAAACGGACCAATACGTCAGCGTTTACGTCAACCATTTGAAGTCTAAACTTGTCCCCAAGTTGCAAAATCGGCATTTGACGGTCTCTGTTTACCTTTCCGGAGACGGTCGCATTGGTGAAAATAATGCAAAACTTGACTTAATGAAAGAAGCATCGCGCCTGCAAGTTCAAACAGCACTCGACAATCAAATTGCAAGCGACGTTTCACGCCTTATCCGTCGGGTGCAAAACGAATACCACACCGACATTTTTCGTTTCGATAGGGCTTGCCAGATGCGCTATCCGTTGCTCTTTCCTCGATTGTCCGATGCGTGGCCAGAGATATTCAGCAACGCGACAGTTCATGTGTATGTTGACGTCCATATCAAGACGGTTGGCGAAGCAGGTCTTCCACTGCACCAGCACGTAGAGATGTGA
- a CDS encoding DUF444 family protein, whose amino-acid sequence MGLFEKYCARTFFFWMTRFLKTKYETVQIRYIAHHTEAKEVSEDHFFNRGESGGTICSSAYEKALQIIEKDYPRDYYNLYPIHFSDGDNLTSDNEKCVRYVKELCDMSQMFGYAEVNQYNRSSTLMSAYGKLRHPDFRTAVIRDKSGVYEALRMFFSAKQSGVKPA is encoded by the coding sequence ATGGGGCTGTTTGAAAAATACTGCGCGCGCACATTCTTTTTCTGGATGACACGCTTCCTCAAAACCAAATACGAAACGGTTCAAATTCGCTATATCGCCCATCACACAGAGGCGAAGGAAGTCAGCGAGGACCACTTCTTTAACCGTGGTGAAAGCGGCGGCACCATTTGCTCATCAGCGTACGAAAAAGCATTGCAGATTATTGAGAAGGACTATCCAAGGGACTACTACAACCTGTACCCGATCCACTTTTCTGATGGTGATAACCTCACGTCAGACAACGAAAAATGCGTGAGGTATGTCAAGGAACTGTGCGACATGTCACAGATGTTTGGGTACGCAGAAGTGAACCAGTACAACCGAAGTTCCACGCTCATGAGCGCATACGGTAAATTGCGTCACCCGGATTTCCGGACAGCTGTCATCCGTGACAAATCGGGTGTGTACGAAGCCCTGCGAATGTTCTTTTCGGCAAAACAAAGCGGGGTGAAACCTGCATGA
- a CDS encoding glycosyltransferase family 2 protein: protein MFLVNGVFDLVYSVTQILTLLIALYQFAISIFGIVHRKEKITHQPQKRFAVIIPAHNEERVVGPLIDSIKAQRYPRTLFDIHLIADNCTDHTADVGRNHGAIIHERTNDEKIGKGYAIEWMIQQLEDSGAQYDALLMFDADNLVHPDFLAIMNDKLCAGHQVIQGYLGVKNPFDSWVSVSLALSYWYDNRMWQHARSRLGLSCALGGTGLCIDRTLLREIGWEATGLTEDLEFGVRCVKNGIVPVWAHDAKVYDEKPVTFMASFHQRLRWQQGHFNCAKQYIVPLIKESVKERRFMKFDMAVYLFQPVRSVIVFAMSIMLFLFNLPMVDKVFSLHVVQLIPQPIWMWISVILFLEMPLALILERINWRAYVGLILVPIFLWTWGPVSLQAYFTRRNRKWYHTVHKRALRLDQVQD, encoded by the coding sequence ATGTTCCTGGTAAACGGTGTTTTCGATCTCGTTTATTCCGTTACCCAGATTTTAACATTACTTATTGCACTGTATCAGTTTGCCATATCCATTTTCGGCATTGTCCATCGCAAGGAAAAGATTACTCACCAACCGCAGAAGCGGTTTGCAGTGATTATTCCCGCTCATAACGAAGAGCGCGTTGTCGGACCTTTGATTGACAGCATCAAGGCACAGCGCTATCCGCGCACCTTGTTTGATATCCACTTGATTGCGGATAACTGCACCGACCATACAGCAGACGTTGGCCGCAATCACGGCGCCATCATCCACGAACGCACCAATGACGAGAAAATTGGCAAAGGTTATGCGATTGAATGGATGATTCAGCAATTGGAAGACAGTGGTGCGCAGTACGACGCACTCCTAATGTTCGATGCAGACAACCTTGTCCATCCTGATTTTCTGGCTATCATGAACGACAAATTATGCGCCGGTCATCAAGTTATTCAGGGCTACCTTGGCGTGAAGAACCCCTTTGACTCCTGGGTCAGCGTATCGTTGGCGCTCTCCTATTGGTACGATAATCGCATGTGGCAACATGCTCGAAGTCGGCTGGGACTGTCATGTGCACTCGGCGGAACCGGACTTTGTATTGACCGAACGCTCCTGCGGGAGATTGGTTGGGAAGCAACGGGGCTTACGGAAGACCTGGAGTTTGGTGTACGCTGCGTGAAGAACGGCATAGTTCCGGTTTGGGCGCATGACGCGAAGGTTTACGACGAAAAGCCAGTCACCTTCATGGCGTCATTTCATCAGCGGCTGCGCTGGCAGCAAGGTCACTTTAACTGTGCGAAGCAGTACATTGTTCCACTCATTAAGGAAAGTGTAAAAGAACGACGTTTTATGAAATTTGACATGGCTGTGTACCTGTTCCAACCTGTGCGATCCGTTATCGTTTTTGCAATGTCCATCATGCTGTTTTTGTTCAACCTGCCAATGGTCGACAAGGTGTTTTCATTACACGTTGTCCAGCTTATCCCGCAACCCATCTGGATGTGGATCTCGGTCATTTTGTTCCTGGAGATGCCCTTGGCACTCATTTTGGAGCGCATCAACTGGCGAGCATATGTGGGACTCATTCTCGTTCCGATTTTCCTGTGGACATGGGGCCCAGTCAGCTTGCAAGCGTATTTTACGAGGCGGAATCGGAAATGGTACCATACCGTGCACAAACGCGCCCTTCGACTCGATCAGGTGCAGGACTGA
- a CDS encoding O-antigen ligase family protein, whose product MKLRTTNFASRIRIDNTRAAMGAMYALTAFPVIDFGLRHFVPVLGSLWDKLVLVILLLAAIPRLFGGSRPHTVTWSKFATYFIIYGLALVFSNFGQPLLVIAGYRMDVYYIFFGLLIPFVISQRDVEKLLYMASVTAILIGIHGVYQYITKTPVPASWMDIGEHLRTRVFSVLISCNELGAYMALMLPIVLSLVVYESNRWRKWMFGIGSLACGMTLLFTFSRAAWFSLVLAFVIVVALFARRLLILLPLVTLVALAVPAIHRRIVDVLSPAYWAQSAHGGRVARWHQAFVFMQKNPLFGVGPGRYGGAMATLHHLSLYSDNYYAKTLGEVGLVGLTLFFAMHATLLRDLWVRLRMISGKKRIVFLGGLTGLLSVLIHSGFENVFEYAPMSLTYFLVMSLLLVWGQPELGLANESTTTATVTKLQSRDWAVLAFWALSVTFLNIFVVRPLILYLGVLGVLILMIAAALWLVSIPPTHRKAWVMLTMFDLLLSQGLSGGALVHWHIAFETILAVFGLFALAWMVTRVHLRLIIISGLFVIPASVIGSLHLPISMHGLYALSGIVSAVLLAAWIVGGFTLRYRLQKALVRA is encoded by the coding sequence ATGAAACTGAGAACTACGAACTTCGCAAGCCGCATAAGAATAGATAATACGCGGGCTGCCATGGGGGCCATGTATGCACTGACCGCTTTCCCTGTGATTGACTTCGGACTTCGGCACTTTGTACCAGTTCTTGGTTCCCTCTGGGACAAGCTGGTGCTGGTGATTCTGCTGCTCGCGGCAATCCCACGTCTTTTTGGCGGAAGTCGACCGCATACGGTCACATGGTCAAAGTTCGCAACGTATTTTATTATCTATGGGCTTGCCTTGGTGTTTTCCAACTTTGGGCAGCCGCTGTTAGTTATCGCGGGATATCGGATGGATGTGTACTACATCTTTTTTGGTCTGCTCATCCCATTTGTCATTTCGCAGAGGGATGTAGAAAAACTGCTTTACATGGCATCTGTAACGGCTATTTTAATAGGAATTCACGGTGTTTATCAGTACATTACCAAAACGCCGGTTCCGGCCTCCTGGATGGACATAGGTGAACATCTGCGCACCCGTGTCTTCTCCGTGCTCATCAGTTGCAATGAACTCGGGGCGTACATGGCTTTAATGCTTCCCATTGTGCTATCACTTGTGGTCTACGAGTCTAATCGTTGGCGGAAGTGGATGTTCGGAATTGGGTCTCTCGCCTGTGGAATGACGCTGTTATTTACGTTTTCTCGGGCGGCATGGTTCTCCCTCGTGCTCGCATTTGTCATCGTTGTTGCGCTCTTTGCAAGACGGTTGTTGATTTTGCTGCCGTTGGTGACGCTGGTGGCGCTCGCAGTGCCTGCCATTCATCGCCGGATTGTTGATGTGCTGTCACCCGCTTATTGGGCACAGTCAGCGCACGGCGGGCGCGTAGCGAGATGGCATCAAGCATTTGTATTTATGCAGAAAAATCCCTTGTTTGGCGTAGGGCCTGGTCGCTATGGCGGCGCTATGGCAACGCTCCACCACTTGAGTCTTTACTCCGACAACTACTATGCAAAGACGCTTGGTGAAGTCGGGCTTGTCGGTCTGACGCTATTTTTTGCAATGCATGCGACGCTGCTCCGAGACCTGTGGGTTCGACTGCGAATGATATCAGGCAAGAAGAGAATTGTGTTCCTCGGGGGATTGACGGGGCTCTTGTCAGTCCTTATCCACAGCGGATTCGAAAATGTATTTGAATATGCACCTATGTCTCTCACGTATTTCCTCGTGATGTCATTACTTCTTGTGTGGGGACAACCAGAATTAGGATTGGCAAACGAAAGTACCACAACAGCGACAGTAACGAAACTCCAGTCGAGGGACTGGGCCGTTCTGGCATTCTGGGCGCTGTCCGTGACGTTTCTCAACATCTTCGTCGTTAGACCACTGATACTCTACTTAGGCGTCCTCGGAGTGCTGATATTGATGATCGCCGCGGCGCTTTGGCTGGTAAGCATTCCACCAACCCACCGGAAAGCTTGGGTGATGCTGACAATGTTTGACTTGCTCCTTAGTCAGGGTCTTTCCGGAGGTGCACTCGTGCACTGGCACATTGCTTTTGAGACTATTTTGGCAGTGTTTGGCCTTTTTGCACTGGCTTGGATGGTCACAAGAGTGCATCTTAGGCTTATAATCATCTCTGGGTTGTTTGTTATTCCGGCTTCTGTCATCGGCAGTTTGCACTTGCCTATAAGTATGCATGGATTGTATGCTCTTTCTGGAATTGTTTCAGCTGTGTTGCTTGCGGCATGGATTGTGGGAGGATTTACCCTGCGTTATCGGTTACAAAAAGCACTCGTTCGTGCCTAA